The nucleotide sequence GGTTGACCTCCCGAAAAGTGAGACCGGAAAAGCCACCAAACAGGAGGAAGTGCTCACCATCACCATCACCAAAGACAAGAAATTCCTGCTAAACGGGCGCCCTGTCCCGGAAAAGCACCTTTTTGAAGAGGTAAAGCACCTAGCCAACACCATCAGGCCCAAGCACGTTTACATTGAGGCTGACCGTAATGTAGAAGTTCAGCTCCTCATAACGGCTATGGATGCGGCGCGCAAGGCTGGCCTAAACCACATTTTGATTAAGACTAAAAGCCCCGGACCATGACGTTTTCTCAGGACAAAAGCAAGGCCAATTTGTGTTTGTTTCTGGCGGTTTCACTGGTGATTCACGCGCTTTTGTTTGTTATTTGGCCGTCTTCTCGCGAAAAGATCACGCCCACCACAAGCATTTTCCTTGAACTTACGCCAGAAATGGAAGAAGACCTTGGCCAGGCCCCGGAGACCCCCATACTTCCACCTGTGCGTGAGGTAAAACAGGTAAAGATTAGTCGTGAGCCCCTTCCTAAAAAGCCCAAGGCCATCCCGCAAAAAGTAAAAATTAGCCCCGCGGTGGCTGAGGTAAAAACCTCTGAGCTTTTAGACCAGGTGGCAGAAGCCTCCCCTGAGGTCCCTTCTCTTCCCAGTATGCCCAGGGCAGGGAAACCCTCACGCAAGACCTTTAAAACCTATTTTGGCCAGGTACTTGCGCGCATTTCTGCCAACAAATATTACCCCTTCGCCGCGCGTATGGCCGGCCAGACCGGAAAAGTCGTGGTCTCTTTTGTGATAGACACTCGAGGGGACGTAAGCCAGATTGAAGTAGAAAAACCTTGCCGTTTCGAGATCCTTAACAGGGCTGCCGTTACCACGGTCAAAAGGGCCGCACCCTTTCCCCCACCCCCCCGCGAGCTCAACCCACCCCTTCGCCTTACCGTGGCCATCAAATTCGAAATAAAATAGGATTTTTGATCAGGGAATTGTCTTGACTTTCGCTGGTATGGTGGTTTCCTTGCTTAAGCTTATTGCGAATCGTTCTAAATAGGAGGTTGTGGTGAGCTATCTTGCGGTGTCAGCGCTTGTTTTTGTGATTGCTTGTGTTTTTTCCATGCTGGGGCTGGGTGGCGCGCTGCTGTATATCCCCCTTTTTAAGTGGTTTGGCTTTGATTTTAAAACCGTGGCTATTCCTACCGGACTTTTTCTAAACGGTATTACCGCTTTATCGGCAGCTGTCTATTACCTTCGGGCCGGGATGGTGGATGTCAGGGGTGCTGTCCCTATGGCGCTGGCTTCCCTAGTAGGTGCACCTATAGGGGCATATTTTACCCACTTCGTTTCTAGTGAAAAACTTGTGCTGTTCTTTGCCATGGCGATGTTTATTGCTGGTGCGAGAATGCTTTTGGTAAGCAGTCAGCCAGAACCAAAAAAACTACTCTCCTATACCAAACGGGTTTTCATAGCAAGTGTAGCCAGTTTTTTTATCGGGTTTCTGGCGGGGTTTTTGGGCATCGGTGGTGGTTTTCTTTTCGTACCCTTGTTGATAGCCCTGGGGTATCCTACCAAACAGGCCGCAGCTACTTGTGCTTTAATCGTGGTGTTTTCTTCTTTTTCGGGGTTTTTGGGGCACGCAGTTGAAGGGCGTTTTGAGCCCAAACTACTTTTACTCGCCACCTTCGCGGTAATAGCAGGCTCACAGTTAGGCGCAAGGATTATGCGGCACAAGATGAAGGCGAAGTGGATTAAACGCCTTTTTGGGCTAGTGCTCATTGTCGTGGCCCTTAAACTCGGACTGAAGGTCGTTCTCAAGTGATGTGGGATAAATCTTCGCCGAAAGGCTTTTTTGTGGAATTTCTTTGCTTCGGTCGCGTAGAACCATCTGTGGATTCTTCGGGCACTTTGTCTCCTCAGCATGAGGCAAAAGGGCGTTCTCTCGTAATGACGAGTAAACATTTTCGGGATCCGTTCCTATTTTTCGTTCTGAAAAATGGGAACGGATCCATAACGATCTCGGGCGTTTAATGCCTTCATTTGGGCATCCTGATTTGCTTTTCGGTCATCCTGAGCCGTAGGCGAAGGATCTATAGCTAACCCTCAGGCTAAGAATCCACTAATCGATTTGTGGATGCTTCGGTCGCTTACGCTCCCTCAGCATGACGGTGATAATTTGTCATTGGAGCCGTAGGCGAAGAATCCACAGATAGCCATCTGCGAAGAGCCAACCAATCCACAAATCGAGATGAAACGTAAGTTGCCAAATATCCGGAAACCGGGCTAAAAAGTAATTAGGCTTATGGAGAAAAATATTAATTCTTTTAGGGTAAAAATGAAAAAGCTTCCTGTAGGTATTCAAAGTTTTGTAGAAATTCGTACCGGTGATTTTTATTATGTTGATAAGACCCCCTTCGTGAAAAAACTCGTTGACGAAGGGAAGTATTTTTTTCTCTCTCGCCCTAGGCGTTTCGGGAAAAGCCTTTTTCTCGATACCCTGCGTCAGGCTTTCCTGGGTAAGCGCGAAGTCTTCCAAGGGCTTTTCTTAGAGAACAACTGGGATTGGTCCGAGAAGTATCCCGTAATTTATATTTCTTTTGGTTCTGGGGTGCATCGAAGCGTTGAAGAATTGCAAAATACCTTCCTG is from Thermodesulfatator atlanticus DSM 21156 and encodes:
- a CDS encoding sulfite exporter TauE/SafE family protein: MSYLAVSALVFVIACVFSMLGLGGALLYIPLFKWFGFDFKTVAIPTGLFLNGITALSAAVYYLRAGMVDVRGAVPMALASLVGAPIGAYFTHFVSSEKLVLFFAMAMFIAGARMLLVSSQPEPKKLLSYTKRVFIASVASFFIGFLAGFLGIGGGFLFVPLLIALGYPTKQAAATCALIVVFSSFSGFLGHAVEGRFEPKLLLLATFAVIAGSQLGARIMRHKMKAKWIKRLFGLVLIVVALKLGLKVVLK
- a CDS encoding energy transducer TonB; amino-acid sequence: MTFSQDKSKANLCLFLAVSLVIHALLFVIWPSSREKITPTTSIFLELTPEMEEDLGQAPETPILPPVREVKQVKISREPLPKKPKAIPQKVKISPAVAEVKTSELLDQVAEASPEVPSLPSMPRAGKPSRKTFKTYFGQVLARISANKYYPFAARMAGQTGKVVVSFVIDTRGDVSQIEVEKPCRFEILNRAAVTTVKRAAPFPPPPRELNPPLRLTVAIKFEIK
- a CDS encoding ExbD/TolR family protein; translation: MLRKRLRREGNGPEIPMTPVIDIVFLLLIYFLLTSQFITQEALKVDLPKSETGKATKQEEVLTITITKDKKFLLNGRPVPEKHLFEEVKHLANTIRPKHVYIEADRNVEVQLLITAMDAARKAGLNHILIKTKSPGP